A region of Dermabacter vaginalis DNA encodes the following proteins:
- the treY gene encoding malto-oligosyltrehalose synthase, which produces MLDAPTSTYRLQITPEFTFQDAEKLVPYLDQLGVTHAFISPILQASPGSMHGYDVVDHSRVSLENGGEEGLRRLADALHERGMGLIVDVVPNHMTIPTPIWHNSALWSVLREGQESVYASWFDIDWTGEHGIVLPVLGSPVAKAILDEEFERSRAEVPQPDGSVRTESVLRYYDHVFPLAKGTEDLPLVELLEAQHYRLAYWRIGTDELNYRRFFDVETLAAIRVEDPSVFEKTHATLIRLQSEGIIDGYRIDHPDGLADPRGYLRRLESATGGAWTVIEKILEGEESLPADFPVAGTTGYDALWRVQGLFHDPVGATELTRLWQVFTSDTRSFDQIVRESAKEIIDGSLWAEISRLVRLARRICDADIMLRDTTTRRLEQAIIELLMAMDRYRAYIVPGEKAPATEREVLAEAAERAALEIGNDADDLAALETITALAAGQGQFMPDGTLDPLRAEFVTRFAQTCGPVHAKSLEDTAFYRYHRFLAVNEVGADPRRIGVDPEALHAFCLHMLDTFPASMTTLSTHDTKRSEDVRARLSALTEYPSEWAKYVARLHSASTHHRGPLVDPHIELFVWQTLAAMTDLPGSRLAPLTNERLTGYLEKAMREAKVHTAWVDGNEEYEREVLDFARWALGSTQVRAILDEWTSLTFDSQRTAILGQKLIQLTMPGVPDVYQGNETLDLSLVDPDNRRPANHDAHASRLDALLAGEALDGIADEKLLLVHRVLKARRDRREAFIGPDATYLPLPTSSAHAVAFARARAGGPAEVVTIATRLPHVLDTRAQGWRDARIVIDEGRYTNVLTGERIEGGTLELDALLADWPIALLVREDADGLEEGGR; this is translated from the coding sequence ATGCTCGATGCACCTACGAGTACCTACCGTTTACAGATCACCCCCGAGTTCACCTTCCAGGACGCAGAAAAACTCGTGCCGTACCTCGACCAGCTCGGGGTCACTCACGCGTTCATCTCGCCGATCCTCCAGGCTTCACCTGGTTCAATGCACGGTTACGACGTCGTGGATCACTCGCGCGTGAGCCTGGAGAACGGCGGTGAGGAAGGGCTGAGGAGGCTCGCGGATGCCTTGCACGAGCGCGGCATGGGCCTCATCGTCGATGTCGTCCCAAATCACATGACGATTCCCACGCCAATCTGGCACAACAGCGCCCTGTGGTCAGTCTTGAGGGAGGGGCAAGAGAGCGTTTACGCCTCGTGGTTCGATATCGATTGGACCGGCGAACACGGGATCGTGCTGCCCGTTCTGGGCAGTCCCGTGGCAAAGGCGATCCTCGACGAGGAGTTCGAACGAAGTAGGGCGGAGGTGCCGCAACCCGACGGTTCGGTGCGCACCGAGAGCGTCCTTCGCTACTACGATCACGTTTTCCCGCTGGCGAAGGGCACCGAGGACCTTCCCCTCGTGGAATTGCTCGAGGCCCAGCACTATCGCCTCGCGTATTGGCGTATCGGAACCGACGAGTTGAATTACCGCCGTTTCTTTGACGTCGAAACCCTCGCCGCCATTCGGGTCGAGGACCCTTCGGTCTTCGAAAAGACTCACGCGACGCTCATCCGCCTCCAATCCGAAGGCATCATAGACGGCTACCGGATCGATCACCCCGATGGCCTCGCGGACCCCCGCGGGTACCTTCGACGCCTCGAGAGCGCGACCGGTGGCGCTTGGACAGTGATCGAAAAAATTCTCGAGGGCGAAGAGTCGCTCCCCGCGGATTTCCCGGTCGCGGGAACAACGGGCTACGACGCCCTCTGGCGCGTCCAAGGGTTGTTCCACGACCCGGTCGGTGCCACGGAACTCACGCGCCTGTGGCAGGTTTTCACTTCCGACACCCGTTCGTTCGACCAGATCGTGCGTGAAAGCGCAAAAGAGATCATCGACGGCTCACTGTGGGCTGAGATCTCGCGGCTGGTTCGCCTTGCGAGGCGTATTTGCGATGCGGACATCATGCTGCGGGATACGACCACGCGTCGGCTCGAACAGGCCATTATCGAACTCCTGATGGCGATGGACCGCTACCGTGCGTACATTGTGCCGGGTGAAAAAGCCCCCGCTACCGAACGCGAGGTGCTCGCAGAGGCCGCCGAGCGCGCGGCCCTCGAGATCGGCAACGACGCGGATGACCTCGCTGCGCTCGAGACCATCACCGCGCTCGCTGCCGGGCAGGGACAGTTCATGCCCGACGGTACTCTCGATCCGCTGCGTGCCGAGTTCGTGACGCGGTTCGCGCAAACATGCGGACCCGTTCACGCAAAGTCGCTCGAGGACACGGCCTTCTACCGCTACCACCGCTTTCTCGCGGTGAACGAGGTGGGAGCGGATCCGAGGCGCATAGGCGTGGATCCCGAGGCGCTTCATGCCTTCTGCCTGCATATGCTCGACACATTCCCCGCCTCGATGACGACCCTCTCGACGCACGACACGAAGCGCAGCGAGGACGTGCGCGCGCGGCTATCGGCACTCACCGAGTATCCGTCGGAATGGGCCAAGTACGTGGCGCGCCTGCATTCCGCAAGCACTCACCACCGCGGTCCACTCGTGGACCCCCACATCGAGCTTTTCGTGTGGCAGACCCTCGCAGCGATGACAGATCTTCCCGGTTCGAGGCTCGCTCCCCTCACGAATGAGCGCCTCACGGGCTATCTCGAGAAGGCGATGCGCGAGGCGAAGGTGCATACGGCATGGGTCGATGGCAACGAGGAATACGAGCGCGAGGTGCTCGACTTCGCGCGGTGGGCTCTCGGCAGCACGCAGGTGCGCGCGATCCTCGACGAGTGGACGTCGCTCACGTTCGACTCGCAGCGTACGGCGATCCTCGGCCAGAAGCTCATTCAGCTCACCATGCCCGGCGTTCCCGATGTGTACCAAGGCAACGAGACTCTCGATCTGAGCCTCGTGGATCCCGATAACCGCCGCCCGGCAAACCACGATGCGCACGCTAGTCGGCTCGACGCCCTTCTTGCCGGTGAGGCGCTAGACGGCATCGCCGATGAGAAGCTCCTGCTCGTGCACCGCGTCCTCAAGGCCCGGCGCGATCGACGCGAAGCTTTCATAGGTCCCGATGCCACCTACCTGCCGCTCCCCACGTCGTCCGCCCACGCGGTCGCGTTCGCCCGTGCCCGCGCTGGCGGCCCTGCCGAGGTCGTGACCATCGCCACCCGCCTTCCGCATGTGCTCGACACGCGCGCTCAGGGCTGGCGGGATGCACGGATCGTGATCGACGAGGGGCGCTACACGAACGTTCTCACGGGCGAGCGGATCGAAGGCGGAACGCTCGAGCTCGACGCGCTGCTCGCCGACTGGCCCATCGCGCTCCTTGTGCGCGAGGATGCCGATGGCCTGGAGGAGGGTGGAAGATGA
- a CDS encoding HIT family protein translates to MNTEHEDGVGQAFESAHAFAGTPDYLQRLWTPHRVAYIQGEGKPSSAEATDECPFCTGPDKSDEDALIVHRGDFAFVILNLFPYNSGHLLVCPYRHVSDYTELTREEYTEIAELTRTAMSVVRAVSKPAGFNLGMNQGEAAGAGIAAHLHQHVVPRWLGDANFLPIVGRTKALPFLLSQTREMFAAAWPAAGEKGTKERT, encoded by the coding sequence ATGAACACAGAGCACGAGGACGGAGTCGGGCAGGCCTTCGAGAGCGCGCACGCGTTCGCCGGCACCCCCGACTACCTCCAGCGCCTGTGGACACCGCACCGCGTGGCGTACATTCAGGGGGAGGGCAAACCCTCGAGCGCGGAGGCTACCGACGAATGCCCGTTTTGCACGGGGCCGGACAAGAGCGATGAGGACGCACTCATCGTTCACCGAGGCGACTTCGCGTTTGTGATCCTCAACCTGTTCCCCTACAACTCGGGGCATCTGCTCGTGTGCCCGTATCGTCACGTGAGCGACTACACCGAATTGACGCGGGAAGAATACACGGAGATTGCGGAACTGACGCGCACCGCCATGAGCGTGGTGCGAGCGGTCTCGAAGCCCGCGGGTTTCAACCTTGGAATGAATCAGGGCGAGGCTGCCGGTGCCGGCATCGCCGCGCATCTGCACCAGCACGTGGTGCCTCGCTGGCTCGGTGACGCGAACTTCCTCCCGATCGTGGGGCGCACGAAGGCTTTGCCCTTCTTGCTCTCGCAGACTCGCGAGATGTTTGCCGCCGCGTGGCCCGCAGCGGGGGAGAAAGGCACGAAGGAGCGCACGTGA
- the glgX gene encoding glycogen debranching protein GlgX: MQIWPGSPYPLGATFDGSGTNFALYSEIADKVELCLIGDDLSERRVEMTEVDAFVWHVYLPAVQPGQRYGFRVHGPYDPAAGHRCDPSKLLLDPYARAIAGMPDTDASLLSYDLENPDELSNLDSKDHTMHSVVVSPYFDWGNDHPPAHEYHDSIIYEAHLKGFTATHPEIPESIRGTYVAMGHPVAIDYLKSLGITAVEFLPLHQFVQDGHLQDRGLRNYWGYNTIGFFAPHNEYAYAGDTGQQVQEFKQMVKNLHAAGIEVILDVVYNHTAEGNHLGPTLCFRGIDNANYYRLVDEDLAHYYDTTGTGNSLRMRTPHVLQLIMDSLRYWITEMHVDGFRFDLASTLARELHEVDRLSSFFDIIQQDPIISQVKLIAEPWDLGEGGYQVGGFPPLWSEWNGKYRDAMRDFHRGESGMLAKFANRFAGSSDLYQHTGRTPIASVNFLTAHDGFTLRDLVSYNERHNDDNGEGGNDGESNNRSWNSGAEGPTDDESILDLRLQRTKNMMATLLLSQGVPMILHGDELGRTQMGNNNVYCQDNEISWMNWEIGPRQQEMLNFTRMLIELRRAHPIFRRRRFLLGEVRDGAESSLPDVAWLGVDGTPMSDEEWNDPVAKCLTVFFNGSAIPEPNKRGEHIVDDSALLMFNASETDVEFTVPSEEYGLEWVVTASTSKSLNQGDTVKAGQVLTRPAFTTLVLGRGPLTPPGENDDSTSLTTALTPHTSVLTPAAPSEPEGGDGREKY, encoded by the coding sequence GTGCAGATTTGGCCAGGCTCCCCCTATCCGCTCGGCGCGACTTTCGACGGCAGCGGCACGAACTTCGCTCTCTATTCAGAAATCGCCGACAAGGTCGAGTTGTGCCTCATAGGCGACGATCTCTCCGAACGCCGCGTAGAGATGACCGAAGTGGATGCTTTCGTGTGGCACGTGTACCTCCCTGCTGTTCAGCCGGGGCAGCGCTACGGTTTTCGCGTGCACGGGCCCTATGATCCGGCGGCGGGGCATCGCTGTGACCCTTCGAAGCTGCTTCTCGACCCCTACGCGCGCGCAATCGCAGGGATGCCCGATACGGATGCGAGCCTCCTAAGCTATGACCTCGAAAACCCCGACGAGCTCAGCAATCTCGATTCGAAAGACCACACGATGCACTCCGTCGTGGTCTCCCCCTACTTCGACTGGGGCAATGATCACCCGCCGGCCCACGAGTACCACGATTCGATCATTTACGAAGCGCACCTCAAGGGGTTCACGGCGACGCATCCGGAAATCCCCGAAAGCATCCGCGGTACCTACGTGGCGATGGGGCACCCCGTGGCGATCGACTACCTCAAATCCCTCGGCATCACCGCGGTTGAATTCTTGCCGCTTCACCAGTTCGTTCAGGACGGACATCTCCAGGATCGAGGGCTTCGCAATTACTGGGGGTACAACACGATCGGCTTCTTCGCCCCGCACAATGAATACGCCTACGCGGGCGATACGGGCCAACAGGTTCAAGAGTTCAAACAGATGGTGAAAAACCTCCACGCTGCAGGCATCGAGGTCATTCTCGACGTTGTGTACAACCACACGGCCGAGGGCAATCATCTTGGACCCACGCTGTGCTTCCGCGGTATCGACAACGCGAATTACTACCGCCTCGTGGACGAGGATCTCGCGCACTATTACGACACGACCGGCACGGGCAACAGCCTGCGCATGCGCACGCCACACGTCCTTCAGCTCATCATGGATTCGCTCCGGTACTGGATTACCGAGATGCACGTCGATGGTTTCCGGTTCGACTTGGCCTCGACTCTCGCGCGCGAACTCCACGAGGTCGATCGCCTTTCGAGCTTCTTTGACATCATCCAGCAGGATCCGATTATCTCCCAGGTCAAACTCATCGCGGAGCCGTGGGACCTCGGCGAAGGTGGCTACCAGGTCGGTGGGTTCCCTCCCCTGTGGTCTGAGTGGAACGGGAAATATCGCGATGCGATGCGCGATTTCCATCGCGGGGAATCGGGCATGCTCGCGAAGTTTGCGAATCGTTTCGCGGGCTCGAGCGACCTTTATCAGCACACGGGGCGCACGCCAATCGCCTCCGTCAATTTCCTTACGGCTCACGACGGTTTTACCCTGCGCGACCTCGTGAGCTACAACGAGCGACATAACGACGACAACGGTGAAGGTGGCAACGACGGCGAATCGAATAACCGTTCGTGGAACTCGGGCGCGGAGGGGCCGACGGATGACGAATCCATCCTCGATCTTCGGCTTCAACGCACAAAGAACATGATGGCAACGCTGCTGCTCAGCCAGGGCGTCCCCATGATCCTTCATGGCGATGAGCTCGGCCGCACGCAGATGGGCAACAACAACGTGTATTGCCAGGACAACGAGATCTCATGGATGAACTGGGAGATTGGTCCGCGCCAGCAGGAGATGCTGAACTTCACTCGCATGCTGATCGAGCTTCGCCGCGCCCACCCGATTTTCCGTCGCCGCCGCTTCCTGCTCGGCGAGGTGCGCGATGGCGCGGAGTCGAGCCTTCCGGACGTCGCGTGGCTTGGCGTTGACGGCACCCCCATGAGCGATGAGGAGTGGAACGACCCGGTCGCGAAGTGCCTCACCGTGTTCTTCAACGGCAGCGCGATCCCCGAGCCGAACAAGCGCGGCGAGCACATCGTCGACGACTCAGCGCTCCTCATGTTCAACGCCTCCGAAACCGATGTGGAGTTCACCGTCCCGAGTGAGGAGTACGGCCTCGAATGGGTTGTGACCGCCTCGACGTCGAAGTCGCTGAACCAAGGCGACACGGTTAAGGCCGGCCAGGTGCTCACGCGCCCTGCGTTCACCACACTCGTTCTCGGCCGCGGGCCTCTGACTCCCCCTGGCGAAAATGACGACTCCACGTCGCTCACCACTGCGCTCACTCCTCACACGTCAGTGCTCACTCCCGCAGCGCCAAGCGAGCCCGAAGGCGGAGACGGCCGCGAGAAGTACTGA
- a CDS encoding HAD hydrolase family protein, with protein MSEQHALFLDFDGTLADHGIVPAAHVEALQRVREAGHLAFLCTGRPHSLIPRDVEEALDGVIGSAGAYVKFGDLILEDSRFPDDLAKRTLRVLQEAGDFPFVLESPEATVGNHTAERYIRERLTRSFSNQEVLPAKEVGTLGGGASELLDAFVLRESLAGVSLAKVVAWQIPVSITEIARRIGPKVRDMPYSIGEDKDTSGELQLAAIDKIDGVKRMLAHVGIPCERAVGFGDGMNDIGMLKGVGLPVPVEGSDASRAITDPAFVMRGPREGGFAEAIEQLGLV; from the coding sequence ATGAGCGAACAGCACGCACTCTTTCTCGACTTCGATGGCACCCTTGCCGACCACGGCATCGTCCCCGCAGCGCACGTCGAGGCCCTCCAAAGGGTCCGCGAGGCCGGGCATCTCGCCTTTCTCTGCACGGGGCGCCCACACTCCCTCATTCCGCGCGACGTCGAGGAAGCCCTCGATGGCGTCATTGGTTCCGCCGGCGCCTACGTGAAATTTGGCGACCTTATTCTCGAGGATTCTCGATTCCCCGACGATCTCGCGAAGCGCACGCTGCGTGTTCTTCAGGAGGCGGGCGATTTTCCCTTCGTGCTCGAATCTCCCGAGGCAACCGTCGGGAATCACACTGCCGAGCGGTACATTCGCGAGCGACTCACGCGCTCCTTCTCAAATCAAGAGGTGCTCCCCGCGAAAGAAGTGGGGACCCTCGGTGGGGGAGCGTCGGAGCTGCTCGACGCCTTCGTTCTTCGTGAAAGCCTTGCGGGGGTATCCCTCGCGAAAGTCGTGGCGTGGCAAATCCCCGTGAGTATCACCGAGATCGCCCGGCGCATCGGCCCGAAGGTGCGCGACATGCCCTACTCGATCGGCGAGGACAAAGACACTTCGGGTGAGTTGCAGCTTGCCGCGATCGACAAGATCGACGGTGTGAAGCGCATGCTCGCGCACGTTGGAATCCCGTGTGAGCGGGCGGTGGGCTTCGGCGACGGCATGAACGATATCGGCATGCTCAAAGGGGTGGGGCTACCGGTACCGGTTGAAGGATCCGACGCCTCCCGAGCGATCACCGATCCCGCATTTGTGATGCGCGGCCCGCGCGAAGGCGGCTTCGCCGAGGCGATTGAACAGTTGGGGCTCGTGTGA
- a CDS encoding L-lactate dehydrogenase: MTAQHVSATPSTRPTKIAIVGAGSVGASVAYAAMLRGSAQTIALYDLAAEKAEAEALDIAHGSQFGSGATVIGGGDITCVAGADVVVITAGARQKPGQSRLDLAGINVKILRSLMPQLLEQAPEAMFMLVTNPCDVLTVAAQQITGLDSSRVFSSGTVLDSSRLKFLISKKIGVNPRSVHARIIGEHGDSEFAVWSNANIGGIPLREWRGADGTLAFTEADLDAVRDEVANSAYAIIQGKGATNLAIGVSAARICEAIINDEKAVLTVSTVLDDYRGVSGVAMSVPSVVGRGGVERVLNIPLDERETLLFRASAGQLSAIQEELGLELE; encoded by the coding sequence ATGACCGCTCAGCATGTTTCAGCCACCCCTTCCACCCGCCCTACCAAGATCGCCATCGTTGGCGCCGGAAGCGTCGGAGCGTCCGTTGCCTACGCTGCGATGCTGCGAGGAAGCGCGCAAACGATCGCCCTTTATGACCTTGCGGCCGAAAAGGCGGAGGCCGAAGCACTCGACATCGCTCACGGGTCGCAGTTCGGCTCGGGGGCCACCGTCATCGGTGGCGGTGACATTACGTGCGTCGCCGGCGCCGATGTCGTCGTCATCACGGCCGGCGCCCGGCAGAAACCGGGGCAGTCTCGCCTTGACCTCGCCGGCATCAACGTCAAGATTCTGCGTTCACTCATGCCGCAGCTCCTTGAGCAGGCCCCCGAGGCGATGTTCATGCTCGTGACGAACCCGTGCGACGTGCTCACGGTCGCGGCACAGCAGATTACCGGCCTTGATTCCTCGCGAGTTTTCAGCTCCGGAACCGTACTCGATTCGAGCCGCCTCAAATTCCTCATCAGCAAGAAGATCGGCGTGAACCCCCGCAGCGTACACGCGCGCATTATCGGCGAGCACGGCGACAGTGAATTCGCGGTCTGGTCAAACGCCAACATCGGCGGGATTCCGCTTCGTGAATGGCGAGGGGCCGACGGGACTCTCGCTTTCACCGAAGCTGACCTTGATGCGGTGCGCGACGAGGTCGCAAACTCGGCCTACGCCATCATCCAGGGGAAAGGCGCCACGAATCTTGCGATCGGCGTTTCCGCCGCGCGTATTTGCGAAGCGATTATCAATGACGAAAAGGCCGTGCTCACCGTTTCCACCGTGCTTGATGACTACCGCGGCGTCAGCGGCGTAGCGATGAGCGTGCCGAGCGTTGTGGGCCGTGGCGGTGTTGAGCGCGTTCTCAACATCCCCCTCGACGAACGTGAAACTCTGCTTTTCCGAGCCTCGGCCGGACAGCTCAGCGCGATTCAGGAGGAGCTCGGCCTCGAGCTCGAATAG
- the thrS gene encoding threonine--tRNA ligase, which produces MSQLSIVLDGSPTTIEQGTTGETLYEGRREIIALRINGELKDLYIAPADGDEVEGVDIASDDGLNILRHSCAHVLAQAVQRRDENAKLGIGPFITDGFYYDFDVVEPFTPEDLKAIEKDMQRIVKEGQRFQRRDIDDADAREEEKNEPYKLELIGLKSNADTAAEGASVEVGDGGLTMYDNVNKKGEVVWTDLCRGPHLPSTRLIGNGFSLMRSAAAYWRGSEKNPMLQRIYGTAWATKDDLKAYKFRLEEAQKRDHRKLGSELDLFSFPDEIGSGLAVFHPKGAMVRMEMENYSRLRHVEAGYDFVYTPHATKGQLFETSGHLDWYRDGMYPPMHLDEERDAEGNVTKQGQDYYLKPMNCPMHNLVFASRGRSYRELPLRLFEFGTVYRNEKSGVIHGLTRARGFTQDDAHIYSTREQMRDELTTLLTFVLDLLKDYGLDDFYLELSTKNPEKFVGSDDVWEEATRTLEEVATASGLDLVPDPGGAAFYGPKISVQAKDAIGRTWQMSTIQLDFNLPERFDLEYTAPDGSRQRPVMIHRALFGSIERFFGVLTEHYAGAFPVWLAPVQVVGIPVAGEFVPYLDEVAQKLRAHGVRVEVDSSDDRMQKKIRNHTKEKVPYMLIAGGEDRDAGAVSFRMRDGSQDNGIPVDDAVERILEAIRTKAQV; this is translated from the coding sequence GTGTCCCAGCTTTCCATCGTCCTCGACGGCTCGCCCACCACGATCGAGCAGGGGACCACGGGCGAAACCCTGTATGAGGGCCGCCGCGAAATCATCGCGCTTCGCATCAACGGTGAACTCAAGGACCTCTACATTGCGCCTGCCGACGGCGATGAGGTCGAAGGTGTGGATATCGCGAGCGACGATGGCCTCAATATCCTGCGTCACTCATGTGCGCACGTGCTTGCCCAGGCCGTCCAACGCCGTGACGAAAACGCCAAGCTCGGCATCGGACCGTTCATCACCGACGGCTTCTACTACGACTTCGATGTTGTCGAGCCCTTCACGCCCGAAGACCTCAAGGCGATCGAGAAAGACATGCAGCGCATCGTCAAGGAAGGGCAGCGCTTCCAGCGTCGCGATATCGATGATGCCGATGCGCGCGAAGAAGAAAAGAATGAGCCGTACAAGCTCGAGCTCATCGGCCTGAAGTCAAACGCGGACACCGCAGCCGAAGGCGCAAGCGTCGAAGTGGGCGACGGCGGCCTCACGATGTACGACAACGTCAATAAAAAAGGCGAGGTCGTGTGGACCGACCTGTGCCGCGGGCCGCACCTGCCCTCGACGCGCCTCATCGGCAACGGATTCTCTCTCATGCGCTCTGCTGCGGCCTACTGGCGCGGTAGCGAAAAGAACCCCATGCTCCAGCGCATCTACGGCACGGCATGGGCCACAAAAGACGACCTGAAGGCTTACAAGTTCCGCCTCGAAGAAGCGCAAAAGCGCGACCACCGAAAGCTCGGTAGCGAACTCGACCTCTTCAGCTTTCCCGATGAAATCGGCTCCGGCCTCGCCGTTTTCCACCCCAAGGGCGCCATGGTGCGCATGGAGATGGAAAATTACTCACGCCTACGCCACGTTGAGGCCGGATATGACTTCGTGTACACGCCGCACGCGACCAAAGGGCAGCTTTTCGAGACCTCCGGTCACCTGGACTGGTATCGCGACGGAATGTACCCCCCGATGCACCTCGATGAAGAGCGCGATGCCGAAGGCAACGTCACCAAGCAGGGCCAGGACTACTACCTCAAGCCCATGAACTGCCCGATGCACAACCTCGTGTTCGCCTCCCGCGGCCGCTCCTACCGCGAGCTTCCGCTGCGTCTATTCGAGTTCGGCACCGTGTACCGCAACGAAAAGAGCGGCGTGATCCACGGGCTCACGCGCGCACGCGGCTTTACCCAGGACGACGCGCACATTTATTCCACGCGCGAGCAGATGCGCGACGAACTCACGACCCTGCTCACCTTCGTGCTCGACCTTCTGAAAGATTACGGGCTCGACGACTTCTACCTTGAACTCTCGACCAAGAACCCCGAGAAGTTCGTGGGCAGCGACGATGTGTGGGAAGAAGCGACCCGCACACTCGAAGAGGTAGCGACCGCCTCGGGCCTCGACCTTGTTCCCGATCCGGGCGGCGCAGCCTTCTACGGTCCGAAGATTTCCGTGCAGGCGAAGGATGCGATCGGGCGCACGTGGCAAATGTCGACCATCCAGCTTGACTTCAACCTCCCGGAACGCTTTGACCTCGAGTACACGGCTCCTGATGGTTCGCGTCAGCGCCCCGTGATGATTCACCGTGCACTCTTCGGGTCGATCGAGCGTTTCTTCGGCGTGCTCACCGAACACTACGCGGGTGCGTTTCCGGTGTGGCTTGCGCCCGTGCAGGTCGTTGGCATTCCGGTCGCTGGCGAATTCGTGCCGTACCTCGACGAGGTCGCCCAAAAGCTCCGTGCGCACGGAGTTCGTGTGGAGGTCGACTCCTCAGACGACCGCATGCAAAAGAAAATCCGCAACCATACGAAGGAAAAGGTGCCGTACATGCTCATTGCGGGCGGTGAGGATCGCGACGCCGGCGCCGTGAGCTTCCGTATGCGCGACGGTAGCCAGGACAACGGTATTCCCGTTGATGACGCTGTCGAGCGGATCCTCGAGGCGATTCGCACAAAGGCTCAGGTGTGA
- the treZ gene encoding malto-oligosyltrehalose trehalohydrolase produces the protein MRDYSRFEVWAPNAREVALALEPHTGTHRREIAMERGDGDWWHAPGLAAQPGSRYGFLLNGSTSPLPDPRSLSQPEGVHGLSEVFDPRSLSFKAPWKGMDVRGKVIYELHIGTFGADRTAGTAGTFDSAIARLDHLSALGVNAVEIMPIATFPGERGWGYDGVGLYATHEAYGGPAALARFVDAAHARGLAVILDVVYNHLGPDGNYLGHFGPYFTDTHSTPWGPAVNLDADGSSEVRAFLIANARQWLRDFHLDGLRLDAVHALRDDSPTHILAELSRAVECMSTEEGRPLSLIAESDLNDPAMVTPVAEGGFGMHAQWADDIHHHLHAWASGEREGYYVDFGEARGVKKTLERIFEHDGSFSTFRGKTWGQKVDPASGDYNAHAFVAFIQDHDQVGNRAAGDRLTETIGFGTHAALASLYLLGATTPMVFMGEEWGTKVPFAFFSDHGEEIGPLVSTGRREEFARMGWGDAVPDPQARTTFEESFLDWSETQSGEHAALLEFYRTLLTLRRERTDFQCGDFASIEVEVLSEGAILMHRGLYSILASRGDAPVTWQSPSPVRKLASFGEAHLEGESLTLEGAGALVCERSDA, from the coding sequence ATGAGAGACTATTCGCGCTTCGAGGTTTGGGCGCCGAACGCCCGCGAGGTCGCCCTTGCGCTCGAGCCGCACACTGGCACACATCGCCGTGAGATCGCGATGGAACGCGGCGATGGCGACTGGTGGCACGCTCCCGGTCTCGCGGCACAGCCCGGTTCCCGCTACGGCTTCCTCCTTAACGGCTCGACATCACCGCTGCCCGACCCGCGCTCGCTTTCACAACCGGAGGGCGTACACGGCCTGAGCGAGGTTTTCGACCCGCGATCCTTGAGCTTCAAGGCTCCGTGGAAGGGAATGGACGTTCGCGGGAAGGTCATCTACGAGCTGCACATCGGTACGTTCGGCGCAGATCGTACAGCCGGGACCGCGGGCACATTCGACTCCGCGATCGCACGCCTCGACCACCTCAGTGCGCTCGGCGTCAATGCGGTCGAGATTATGCCCATCGCAACGTTTCCCGGTGAACGCGGCTGGGGGTACGACGGCGTTGGTCTTTACGCCACGCACGAGGCCTACGGCGGCCCCGCGGCCTTGGCGCGTTTTGTCGACGCTGCGCACGCGCGCGGCCTCGCCGTCATCCTCGATGTCGTGTACAACCACCTCGGTCCGGACGGCAACTACCTCGGGCACTTCGGCCCGTACTTCACAGATACTCATTCCACGCCGTGGGGCCCCGCGGTCAATCTCGACGCCGATGGTTCAAGCGAGGTGCGCGCGTTTCTCATCGCGAACGCCCGCCAGTGGCTGCGTGATTTCCACCTCGACGGGCTTCGACTTGATGCCGTACACGCACTTCGCGACGATTCCCCCACCCATATTCTCGCCGAGCTCTCCAGGGCCGTAGAGTGCATGAGCACCGAGGAGGGTCGCCCGCTCTCGCTCATCGCCGAGTCTGACCTCAATGATCCCGCAATGGTCACGCCCGTGGCCGAGGGTGGGTTTGGCATGCATGCTCAATGGGCCGATGACATCCATCACCACTTACATGCGTGGGCGAGCGGAGAGCGCGAGGGCTATTACGTCGACTTCGGAGAAGCGAGGGGCGTCAAGAAAACTCTCGAGCGAATCTTCGAGCACGATGGCTCCTTTTCGACCTTTCGGGGAAAGACCTGGGGCCAGAAGGTTGATCCCGCAAGCGGCGATTACAACGCGCACGCCTTCGTCGCGTTCATCCAAGACCACGATCAGGTGGGCAACCGAGCTGCGGGTGACCGCCTCACGGAGACGATCGGCTTTGGCACCCACGCGGCACTCGCATCGCTCTACCTCCTCGGCGCCACGACACCGATGGTCTTCATGGGCGAAGAGTGGGGCACGAAGGTGCCGTTCGCGTTTTTCAGCGATCATGGCGAAGAAATCGGCCCACTCGTGAGCACGGGTCGAAGGGAAGAGTTTGCACGCATGGGCTGGGGGGACGCGGTTCCCGACCCCCAGGCGCGCACCACCTTTGAGGAGTCATTCCTCGACTGGAGTGAAACTCAAAGCGGTGAGCACGCGGCGCTCCTCGAGTTCTACCGCACTCTCCTTACTCTTCGCCGCGAGCGCACCGATTTCCAGTGCGGCGATTTCGCCTCGATCGAGGTGGAAGTGCTCAGCGAGGGAGCCATCCTCATGCATCGGGGCCTTTACAGCATTCTTGCCTCACGCGGGGACGCCCCCGTGACGTGGCAGTCGCCCTCTCCCGTGCGGAAACTGGCCTCATTCGGTGAGGCACACCTCGAGGGAGAGAGCCTCACGCTCGAGGGGGCGGGGGCACTCGTGTGCGAAAGGTCCGACGCTTGA